In a single window of the Delftia tsuruhatensis genome:
- a CDS encoding MBL fold metallo-hydrolase RNA specificity domain-containing protein: MQITFHGAARQVTGSCFLVQIPGCRFLIDCGMVQGGREARESNYQPFAFDPRQLDFVLLTHAHIDHCGLLPRLAAQGFDGPIYTTPATADLLEVLLKDSAHIQEMEYERSEKRAGKRRCGGHGPHAEVRRPLYTLRDVERCMRQLSTVPYDQEFAAHAHVKARFRDAGHILGSAIVEIWVADDQGVTRKIVASGDLGQPGRPILRDPVPIDEADVLLIESTYGDRLHKDMPSTLDELVDVVQRTLVHGNVVIPAFAVGRTQEMLYHFLRLSAQGRLGTLDIFVDSPMAVAATEITLRHFALFDEEARQLFAQARQLQQKLRIHFVSDVQDSIRLNRVGAGAVIISASGMCDAGRVMHHLHNNLGRRECAVVIAGFQAQGTLGRRLVDGERRVRLLGDDIAVRASVHTLGGFSAHADQKALLGWAGALQRTPARTFVVHGEEAASQALAQALRRQPGWEAAEVVVPREGESFAL; the protein is encoded by the coding sequence ATGCAAATCACCTTCCATGGCGCGGCCCGGCAAGTGACGGGTTCATGCTTTCTGGTGCAGATCCCGGGCTGCCGCTTCCTGATCGATTGCGGCATGGTGCAGGGCGGGCGCGAGGCCCGGGAGAGCAACTACCAGCCATTTGCCTTCGATCCCCGGCAGCTCGACTTCGTGCTGCTGACGCACGCACACATAGACCATTGCGGCCTGCTGCCCCGGTTGGCCGCGCAGGGCTTCGACGGGCCGATATACACCACGCCCGCCACGGCCGACCTGTTGGAGGTGCTGCTCAAGGACAGCGCCCACATCCAGGAAATGGAGTACGAGCGCAGCGAAAAGCGTGCAGGCAAGCGCCGTTGCGGCGGGCATGGTCCGCATGCCGAGGTGCGCCGGCCCCTTTACACGTTGCGCGATGTGGAGCGCTGCATGCGCCAACTGAGCACCGTGCCCTATGACCAGGAGTTCGCAGCCCATGCGCATGTAAAGGCGCGCTTTCGCGACGCGGGGCATATCCTGGGATCGGCCATCGTGGAGATCTGGGTGGCGGATGATCAGGGCGTCACGCGCAAGATCGTGGCCAGTGGCGATCTGGGGCAGCCGGGGCGTCCCATCCTGCGCGATCCCGTACCCATCGACGAAGCCGATGTGCTGCTGATCGAGTCCACCTACGGCGACCGCCTGCACAAGGACATGCCGTCCACGCTGGACGAACTGGTGGACGTGGTACAGCGCACATTGGTCCACGGCAATGTCGTGATCCCGGCCTTTGCGGTCGGCCGCACGCAGGAGATGCTCTACCACTTTCTCAGGCTGTCGGCCCAGGGGAGGCTGGGCACGTTGGACATTTTCGTGGATTCGCCCATGGCCGTGGCGGCCACGGAAATCACGTTGCGCCATTTCGCGCTGTTCGACGAGGAGGCGCGCCAGCTGTTCGCGCAGGCCCGGCAGCTGCAGCAGAAGCTGCGCATCCATTTCGTCAGCGATGTGCAGGACTCCATACGGCTCAACCGTGTGGGCGCCGGGGCCGTGATCATCTCGGCCAGCGGCATGTGCGATGCGGGGCGCGTGATGCATCATCTGCACAACAACCTGGGACGCCGTGAGTGCGCGGTGGTGATCGCCGGCTTCCAGGCCCAGGGCACGCTGGGGCGCAGGCTGGTGGATGGCGAACGGCGCGTGCGGCTGCTGGGGGACGATATCGCGGTGCGGGCCTCCGTCCACACGCTGGGAGGCTTTTCGGCCCATGCCGACCAGAAGGCGCTGCTGGGATGGGCCGGGGCCTTGCAGCGCACGCCCGCTCGCACCTTCGTGGTACACGGCGAGGAGGCAGCATCACAGGCTCTGGCACAGGCCCTGCGCCGACAGCCGGGCTGGGAGGCGGCCGAGGTGGTGGTGCCGCGTGAAGGGGAGTCCTTCGCGCTGTAG
- a CDS encoding DUF3325 domain-containing protein has protein sequence MMALAAILLAFAAFTVIAASMDRHTGQLGTEQLQPARQQACRWAGFALLAVSLAPCLLRWGPSVAVAAWLGLLTFAAMALALLLTYAPQWGRRAAPVAVAAGVLAWAVAL, from the coding sequence ATGATGGCCCTCGCCGCAATCTTGCTGGCCTTCGCGGCCTTCACCGTCATCGCCGCGTCCATGGATCGGCACACGGGCCAGCTGGGCACCGAGCAACTTCAGCCCGCGCGCCAGCAGGCCTGCCGCTGGGCCGGCTTCGCGCTGCTGGCCGTGTCGCTGGCACCCTGCCTGCTGCGCTGGGGGCCTTCGGTGGCCGTGGCCGCCTGGCTGGGCCTGCTGACCTTCGCCGCCATGGCGCTGGCCTTGCTGCTGACCTACGCCCCGCAGTGGGGCCGCCGCGCGGCGCCCGTGGCGGTGGCCGCCGGCGTGCTGGCCTGGGCCGTGGCGCTCTGA
- a CDS encoding PepSY-associated TM helix domain-containing protein — MRVDGKPEGLRQSMSWLHTWSGLLLGWLLYAVFFTGTLSYFRDEINDWMRPELHGSVQGPETAQRALATMRRLAPEAATWTLSLPGPRQVAVEASWRDKGAPAGRAGTRRAELDAATGEKLEPRETRGGNFFYRFHFELHAMPRIWGRWIVGFATMMMFVAIISGVITHKKIFSDFFTFRPRKGQRSWLDAHNATAVLALPFHIVITFSGLVLLMFMLMPWGIQAAYDGDTNAYFADVRASRGLPPALGQGGGRKEGGEAPRAAELADIAPMMAEARRRWPEHGVGSITVNAPGTSHATIELREGGADSLVNRGLPDSLLFDGITGQMRERPQPQPISWVRATGNVVSGVHLGRFAEPAVRWLLLLSGLIGTCMAASGMVLWVVKRLPERRKLGRTPVGHRLVEVLNVGSIAGLSVAVASYFWLNRLLPVPMQGRADWEINGFFLVWLLCLLHPLLVSHRNAWLQQMGLAALMYALLPLLGMLDGGASLAASVLDGQWSIANFHLLLLALAAIHASVAWWLLRGESAAAAQKAARKAQNMAPVAAVQSMERAS; from the coding sequence ATGAGGGTCGACGGCAAACCCGAGGGACTGCGCCAGTCCATGTCCTGGCTGCACACTTGGAGCGGCCTGCTGCTGGGCTGGCTGCTGTATGCGGTGTTCTTCACGGGCACGCTCAGCTATTTCCGCGACGAGATCAACGACTGGATGCGGCCCGAGCTGCACGGCTCGGTGCAAGGCCCCGAGACCGCGCAGCGCGCGCTGGCCACCATGCGGCGACTCGCCCCCGAGGCAGCGACCTGGACGCTGAGCCTGCCCGGCCCGCGCCAGGTGGCCGTCGAGGCCTCGTGGCGCGACAAGGGCGCGCCCGCCGGACGCGCCGGCACCAGGCGTGCCGAGCTGGACGCGGCCACGGGCGAGAAGCTGGAGCCGCGCGAGACGCGCGGCGGCAACTTCTTCTACCGCTTCCATTTCGAGCTGCACGCCATGCCGCGCATCTGGGGCCGCTGGATCGTGGGCTTCGCGACCATGATGATGTTCGTGGCCATCATCAGCGGCGTGATCACGCACAAGAAGATCTTCAGCGACTTCTTCACCTTCCGCCCGCGCAAGGGCCAGCGCTCGTGGCTGGATGCGCACAACGCCACGGCGGTGCTGGCGCTGCCCTTTCATATCGTCATCACCTTCAGCGGCCTGGTGCTGCTGATGTTCATGCTCATGCCCTGGGGCATACAGGCCGCCTACGACGGCGACACCAATGCCTACTTCGCCGACGTGCGCGCCTCGCGCGGGCTGCCGCCGGCCCTGGGGCAGGGCGGTGGGCGCAAGGAAGGGGGCGAGGCACCCCGGGCAGCGGAGCTGGCCGACATCGCGCCCATGATGGCCGAGGCCCGCCGCCGCTGGCCCGAGCATGGCGTGGGCAGCATCACGGTCAACGCGCCGGGCACCTCGCACGCCACCATCGAGCTGCGCGAAGGCGGAGCGGACAGCCTGGTCAACCGGGGCCTGCCCGACAGCCTGCTGTTCGACGGCATCACGGGCCAGATGCGCGAGCGGCCGCAGCCACAGCCCATTTCCTGGGTGCGGGCCACGGGCAATGTGGTCTCGGGCGTGCATCTGGGCCGCTTCGCCGAGCCCGCCGTGCGCTGGCTGCTGCTGCTCAGCGGGCTGATCGGCACCTGCATGGCCGCATCGGGCATGGTGCTGTGGGTGGTCAAGCGCCTGCCAGAGCGGCGCAAGCTGGGCCGCACGCCCGTCGGCCACCGCCTGGTCGAGGTGCTCAACGTGGGCTCCATCGCGGGCCTGTCGGTGGCCGTGGCCAGCTACTTCTGGCTCAATCGACTGCTGCCCGTACCCATGCAGGGCCGGGCCGACTGGGAGATCAACGGCTTCTTCCTGGTATGGCTGCTGTGCCTGCTGCATCCACTGCTGGTCTCGCACCGCAATGCCTGGCTGCAGCAGATGGGCCTGGCCGCGCTGATGTATGCGCTGTTGCCGCTGCTGGGCATGCTGGACGGCGGCGCATCGCTGGCCGCCAGCGTGCTCGATGGCCAGTGGAGCATCGCCAACTTCCACCTGCTGCTGCTGGCCCTGGCCGCCATCCACGCCAGCGTGGCCTGGTGGCTGCTGCGCGGCGAATCCGCTGCCGCTGCCCAGAAGGCGGCACGCAAAGCGCAGAACATGGCGCCTGTGGCAGCAGTCCAATCCATGGAGCGCGCATCATGA
- a CDS encoding iron transporter, whose product MQSSAPGGTPSLLRYRAAVASRAVAAIGGGYLLSAASAAVGARVLVWLGVARADAALGTTMLAFIVYAVAAMWAFGCASAWRAWAVICLPGAGLALLAWVLAGGAAA is encoded by the coding sequence ATGCAATCCTCCGCCCCTGGAGGCACTCCTTCCCTGCTGCGCTACCGCGCAGCCGTGGCCTCGCGGGCCGTGGCCGCCATCGGCGGCGGCTACCTGCTGTCGGCCGCCAGCGCAGCCGTGGGCGCGCGCGTCCTGGTCTGGTTGGGCGTGGCCCGCGCCGACGCGGCGCTGGGCACGACCATGCTGGCCTTCATCGTCTATGCCGTGGCGGCCATGTGGGCCTTCGGCTGCGCCAGCGCCTGGCGCGCCTGGGCCGTGATCTGCCTGCCGGGCGCGGGCCTTGCCCTGCTGGCCTGGGTGCTGGCCGGCGGAGCGGCGGCATGA
- a CDS encoding EamA family transporter, whose product MNAQHLSRGDWARALLVIVIWGTNFVAMKFGLQTLSPMLLSALRFVAASLPFLLFVRPPKSVGWRYLAAYGVVQGVGQFGLLFLGLKLGMPAGMASVVLQTQAFVTLLLAAFFLKEPARIWHWLGLLVSLAGLVAIGSAHGEGGDAMTLAGFLLTVGSACMWAVSNLITRYAAHNGPYEPFPFIVWSSIFPIVPLLALAAWTDGTDAVVQQVRGIDLTALASILYLALLATLLGYGLWTRLLQRYAAGTVAPLSLMVPVVGLVSAMLLLGERPTPMQWLGTLAVLAGMCINQFGGRWLARR is encoded by the coding sequence ATGAACGCCCAGCACCTGAGCCGGGGCGACTGGGCACGCGCGTTGCTGGTCATCGTCATCTGGGGAACCAATTTCGTGGCCATGAAGTTCGGGCTGCAGACGCTCTCGCCCATGCTGCTGAGCGCGTTGCGCTTCGTGGCCGCCTCGTTGCCTTTCCTGTTGTTCGTGCGGCCACCGAAATCCGTGGGATGGCGCTACCTGGCGGCCTATGGCGTGGTGCAGGGCGTGGGCCAGTTCGGCCTGCTGTTCCTTGGGCTCAAGCTGGGCATGCCGGCGGGCATGGCATCCGTGGTGCTGCAGACGCAGGCCTTCGTCACGCTGCTGCTGGCGGCCTTCTTCCTGAAGGAGCCCGCGCGCATCTGGCACTGGCTGGGACTGTTGGTTTCATTGGCCGGTCTGGTGGCCATCGGCAGCGCCCATGGCGAGGGCGGCGACGCCATGACGCTGGCGGGTTTCCTGCTGACCGTGGGCTCGGCCTGCATGTGGGCCGTGTCCAACCTCATCACGCGCTATGCGGCGCACAACGGGCCCTATGAACCATTTCCGTTCATCGTCTGGAGCAGCATCTTTCCCATCGTGCCGCTGCTGGCGCTGGCGGCCTGGACCGATGGCACCGATGCGGTCGTGCAGCAGGTGCGGGGCATCGACCTGACGGCCCTGGCTTCCATCCTGTACCTGGCGCTGCTGGCCACGCTACTGGGCTACGGCCTGTGGACGCGGCTGCTGCAGCGCTACGCGGCCGGCACGGTGGCCCCGCTGTCGCTGATGGTGCCGGTGGTGGGCCTGGTCTCGGCCATGCTGCTGCTGGGCGAGCGGCCCACGCCCATGCAGTGGCTGGGCACGCTGGCCGTGCTGGCCGGCATGTGCATCAACCAGTTCGGCGGGCGCTGGCTGGCGCGGCGCTGA
- a CDS encoding DUF1641 domain-containing protein, producing MNIASDIPLAQPAAAGLLQDAAALEGLAELMGKLEPLLAGRRLNRVVDLLSATADLVDMGDDYMVEKLAKAFEEGVGAAWATGNAARMAAARVQAMQETPTLIGLMRMAREPEVRRGLAFLLAMAGALGRQHAYDPIDCTAD from the coding sequence ATGAACATCGCTTCCGACATTCCCCTGGCGCAGCCCGCTGCCGCCGGCCTGCTGCAGGATGCTGCTGCGCTGGAGGGCCTGGCCGAGCTGATGGGCAAACTGGAGCCGCTGCTCGCGGGCCGGCGCCTGAACCGCGTGGTGGACCTGCTGTCGGCCACCGCCGATCTGGTGGACATGGGCGACGACTACATGGTCGAGAAGCTCGCCAAGGCCTTCGAGGAGGGCGTGGGCGCGGCCTGGGCCACGGGCAATGCCGCGCGCATGGCAGCGGCCCGGGTACAGGCCATGCAGGAGACTCCGACCCTGATCGGCCTGATGCGCATGGCGCGCGAGCCCGAAGTCCGGCGTGGACTGGCCTTCCTGCTGGCCATGGCGGGCGCGCTGGGGCGCCAGCATGCCTATGATCCCATCGACTGCACGGCGGATTGA
- a CDS encoding NAD(P)/FAD-dependent oxidoreductase, with protein MAHHILIIGGGIGGTMTANHLVAKLYPEVVTGKVRITVLSNSPWHYYKPAFMYVAFNAFFRDELRRRQRGLLRPEIDFQVEEVEGFDFTLQSVHCKSGRRFGYDHLVISTGCVPCPERIEGLAEAGDHFYQHAPARQLADKLARIEKGRIFVTVTFPKTPNVPHQCGIAPIETTLMLDDLLRRRGVRDKVEIVYTYPTVSQLLRNCLFLQKDTCEILPTVFEQRGIRHQRGFTLARVDPEARVAYSEEGQAEDFDILMATPPIRAVQAVRDCGLSQAQDGEGWLPTDHETLQVLGQRHVYVLGDTVDLPVSKAGGSCHSQSPVVVNNIASQIRFGRTSDAYDGRVVAIAQMGLEAGMPLWYDYQVDVKPTPPTKVGSMMRKGFNRGIYWAVARALV; from the coding sequence ATGGCGCATCACATTTTGATCATCGGCGGCGGCATCGGCGGGACCATGACCGCCAATCATCTGGTCGCCAAGCTGTATCCGGAGGTGGTGACCGGCAAGGTCCGCATCACCGTGCTGTCGAACTCGCCCTGGCACTACTACAAGCCGGCCTTCATGTACGTGGCCTTCAATGCCTTTTTCCGCGACGAGCTGAGGCGCAGGCAGCGCGGCCTGCTGCGGCCCGAGATCGACTTCCAGGTGGAAGAGGTCGAGGGCTTCGACTTCACGCTGCAATCCGTGCACTGCAAGAGCGGCAGGCGCTTCGGCTACGACCACCTGGTGATCTCCACGGGCTGCGTGCCCTGCCCGGAGCGCATCGAGGGGCTGGCCGAGGCCGGAGACCATTTCTACCAGCACGCGCCCGCGCGCCAGCTGGCCGACAAGCTGGCGCGCATCGAAAAAGGCCGCATCTTCGTCACCGTGACCTTTCCGAAGACGCCCAATGTGCCGCACCAGTGCGGTATCGCGCCTATCGAGACCACGCTCATGCTCGATGACCTGCTGCGCCGGCGCGGCGTGCGCGACAAGGTGGAGATCGTCTACACCTACCCCACGGTGTCGCAACTGCTTCGCAACTGCCTGTTCCTGCAAAAGGACACCTGCGAGATCCTGCCCACGGTGTTCGAGCAGCGCGGCATACGCCATCAGCGCGGCTTCACGCTGGCGCGCGTCGACCCCGAGGCCCGGGTGGCGTATTCGGAGGAGGGGCAGGCCGAGGACTTCGACATCCTCATGGCCACGCCCCCCATACGCGCCGTGCAGGCCGTGCGTGACTGCGGCCTGTCCCAGGCGCAGGATGGCGAGGGCTGGCTGCCCACGGACCACGAGACCCTCCAGGTGCTGGGCCAGCGCCATGTCTATGTGCTGGGCGACACGGTGGACCTGCCCGTGAGCAAGGCCGGCGGCTCCTGCCACAGCCAGTCGCCCGTGGTGGTGAACAACATCGCCTCGCAGATCCGCTTCGGCCGCACCAGCGACGCCTATGACGGTCGCGTGGTGGCCATCGCCCAGATGGGGCTGGAGGCCGGCATGCCGCTGTGGTACGACTACCAGGTCGACGTCAAGCCCACGCCGCCGACCAAGGTCGGCTCGATGATGCGCAAGGGCTTCAACCGCGGAATTTACTGGGCCGTGGCCCGCGCCCTGGTCTGA
- a CDS encoding TetR/AcrR family transcriptional regulator: MQDEAWTFFPHGGSRHVQTLRVALRLFVQKGFFNTAIQDLCAEAGVSIGFFYNHFADKEGIARELYRHLLARMNVLLDEIEEQHAGSEQRCRAVLRMLFGLTEAEPEAMGFVVNARHREFLPEEPAICSASAFVRMRGFVFAGMADGEIREMEPMVAASLMYGAAIRMICLRLDGIIEASIDPLFDALWDGVWRSLQPD; this comes from the coding sequence ATGCAAGACGAGGCCTGGACCTTCTTTCCGCACGGCGGCTCGCGCCACGTGCAGACGCTGCGCGTGGCGCTGCGGCTGTTCGTGCAAAAGGGCTTCTTCAACACGGCCATCCAGGACCTGTGCGCGGAGGCCGGTGTCTCCATCGGCTTCTTCTACAACCACTTCGCCGACAAGGAAGGCATTGCGCGCGAACTGTACCGGCACCTGCTGGCGCGCATGAATGTGCTGCTCGACGAGATCGAGGAGCAGCATGCGGGCAGCGAGCAGCGCTGCCGGGCCGTGCTGCGGATGCTGTTCGGGCTGACCGAGGCCGAACCCGAGGCCATGGGCTTCGTGGTCAATGCGCGCCACCGGGAATTCCTGCCCGAGGAGCCGGCGATCTGCTCGGCGTCTGCCTTCGTGCGCATGCGCGGCTTCGTGTTCGCGGGCATGGCCGATGGCGAGATCCGCGAGATGGAGCCCATGGTGGCGGCCAGCCTGATGTATGGCGCGGCGATCCGCATGATCTGCCTGCGCCTGGACGGCATCATCGAGGCGTCCATCGATCCGTTGTTCGACGCGCTGTGGGACGGCGTGTGGCGTTCGCTGCAGCCTGACTGA
- a CDS encoding LysR substrate-binding domain-containing protein has product MKNSQLNAFLRVAETGGIRAAARALGLSQPAVTKAIRELEAALDASLVTRSPRGIALTECGQQLAMRARLAEEQLALARQDIRLLQGGSRARVAAAVTPVVFMGELNAVLKDFRRDMPYAQLKLYEGLMPAVLPLLREGSIDFAVAGAMEGSLDADLVMQSMGEMEMMVACRPGHPLARARQWSEVVDADWVVHLGPGTHHSAVNRFLRERGLALPGRVTEVNSFGVSWAMVTRGDALLILPERFTRIAPYDQQIVRVPVDLALPSITLGILQLRATPLSLAASRLATLFLRHVR; this is encoded by the coding sequence ATGAAGAACTCTCAACTGAATGCTTTCCTGCGCGTGGCCGAGACGGGGGGCATACGCGCGGCGGCGCGCGCGCTGGGCCTGAGCCAGCCGGCCGTGACCAAGGCCATCCGCGAGCTGGAGGCGGCGCTGGATGCCAGCCTGGTCACGCGCAGCCCGCGCGGCATCGCCTTGACCGAGTGTGGGCAGCAACTGGCCATGCGCGCACGCCTGGCCGAGGAGCAACTGGCGCTGGCACGGCAGGACATACGCCTTTTGCAGGGTGGCAGCCGCGCACGCGTGGCGGCGGCCGTGACCCCCGTGGTCTTCATGGGCGAGCTGAACGCGGTGCTCAAGGACTTCCGGCGTGACATGCCCTATGCGCAGCTCAAGCTCTATGAAGGGCTGATGCCGGCCGTGCTGCCCCTGTTGCGCGAGGGCAGCATCGACTTTGCCGTGGCCGGTGCCATGGAGGGATCACTCGATGCCGATCTCGTGATGCAGTCCATGGGCGAGATGGAAATGATGGTGGCCTGCCGTCCCGGCCATCCACTGGCCCGCGCCCGGCAGTGGAGCGAAGTGGTGGACGCGGACTGGGTGGTGCACCTGGGGCCGGGCACCCACCACAGCGCCGTGAACCGTTTTTTGCGGGAGCGCGGGCTGGCCTTGCCCGGCCGGGTGACCGAGGTCAACAGCTTCGGCGTGAGCTGGGCCATGGTCACGCGCGGCGATGCCCTGCTGATACTGCCGGAGCGCTTCACGCGCATCGCACCCTATGACCAGCAGATCGTGCGGGTGCCGGTGGACCTGGCGCTGCCCTCGATCACGCTGGGCATCTTGCAATTGCGGGCCACGCCGCTGTCGCTGGCGGCGTCCCGACTGGCGACGCTGTTCCTGCGCCACGTGCGCTGA
- a CDS encoding Bug family tripartite tricarboxylate transporter substrate binding protein codes for MKPPFALCLWLPGTALPLLLALAPAPVQARETWPDKPLRFIIPYAAGSGVDVSMRPVIDGMARQLGQAVAVDNRPSAGGIIGSQLVARAAADGYTLGYGNIVTLSLNPSIFARLPYDPARDFSTVGLISRNAYVLVARKALPATSFQQLVAHSKAAARPLSLGTSGVGSISQLAGEMLRVDAGLASEPVPYKSGVQMVGDMVNGQLDIALDNIAAVLPFVRDGQVRAIAVTSAQRVPVLPDVPTLAESGVPGFDVVAWGGVVAPRQTPAAVIARLNAALRAALTDPAVIRANEALSLEALPSSPQEMQELAQRETRRWAEAARRAGISPQ; via the coding sequence GTGAAACCGCCTTTTGCCTTATGCCTGTGGCTGCCAGGCACCGCCCTCCCCCTCCTGCTCGCCTTGGCGCCGGCGCCGGTCCAGGCGCGCGAGACGTGGCCGGACAAGCCCCTGAGATTCATCATCCCCTATGCGGCGGGCTCGGGTGTGGACGTGTCCATGCGCCCCGTCATCGACGGCATGGCCCGCCAGCTGGGCCAGGCTGTGGCGGTCGACAACCGGCCCAGCGCCGGGGGCATCATCGGCTCGCAGCTCGTCGCCAGGGCCGCCGCCGATGGCTATACCCTGGGCTACGGCAACATCGTGACCCTGAGCCTCAACCCCTCGATCTTCGCCAGGCTGCCCTACGATCCGGCCAGGGATTTCTCCACCGTGGGACTGATCTCGCGCAATGCCTATGTGCTGGTCGCCCGCAAGGCCTTGCCCGCTACCAGCTTCCAGCAACTGGTCGCCCACAGCAAGGCTGCGGCGCGCCCGCTGTCGCTGGGCACCTCGGGTGTGGGCAGCATCAGCCAGCTCGCGGGGGAAATGCTCCGGGTCGATGCCGGCCTGGCCTCGGAGCCCGTTCCCTACAAGTCGGGCGTACAGATGGTGGGCGACATGGTCAACGGCCAGCTGGACATCGCCCTGGACAACATCGCCGCCGTGCTGCCCTTCGTCCGTGACGGCCAGGTCAGGGCCATCGCCGTGACCAGCGCGCAGCGCGTACCCGTGCTGCCCGATGTACCCACGCTGGCCGAGAGCGGCGTGCCGGGCTTCGATGTCGTGGCCTGGGGCGGCGTGGTCGCGCCGCGCCAGACTCCGGCGGCCGTCATCGCCAGGCTCAACGCCGCCCTGCGCGCCGCGCTGACGGACCCTGCCGTCATACGCGCCAACGAGGCACTGTCCCTGGAAGCCCTGCCTTCCAGCCCGCAGGAAATGCAGGAACTGGCGCAGCGCGAGACACGCCGCTGGGCCGAAGCCGCGCGCCGCGCAGGTATCTCGCCGCAATGA
- a CDS encoding amidase family protein, with translation MNNEPWMLDATELAQRIRRRDISCHEAMQSCLHRLDAVNPRINAVVDCRPEAALAEARAADEALARGEPAGPLHGVPVTIKINVDQRGWATTNGIAARRGDIASADSPVVANLRKAGAVPLGRTNTPAFSMRWFTDNDAHGRTFNPHNAQLTPGGSSGGAAAAVACGLGPIAHGNDQGGSIRYPAHACGVYGLRPSAQRVPAFNPSMPSRALAFELTSVQGPLARSVADLRLALAAMSARDPRDPWWVPAPLEGRPDRQPIRVALYTGQPGFTVDPEVVLALEQAASLLEDAGYRVEPAELPRFADCARLWFELTINDTRLTLEQALMRDGDDAIRHAYRAMASRVPQPLDLPGYLALLSQRTTLRRAWSLFMEQYPLVLMPVSFKRPFPVDADQVPFPQAQALFDAQSPLLAVAALGLPGLAVPLPSPAGMPTGVQLVAGLMREDLCLSAAEVLELRNGRLSPVDPA, from the coding sequence ATGAACAACGAACCCTGGATGCTGGACGCAACCGAGCTGGCGCAGCGCATACGCCGGCGCGACATCTCCTGCCACGAGGCCATGCAAAGCTGCCTGCACCGGCTCGACGCGGTCAACCCGCGCATCAACGCCGTCGTCGACTGCCGCCCCGAAGCGGCCCTGGCAGAAGCCCGTGCGGCCGACGAAGCCCTGGCCCGTGGCGAACCGGCAGGACCGCTGCACGGCGTGCCGGTGACCATCAAGATCAATGTGGACCAGCGCGGCTGGGCCACCACCAACGGCATCGCCGCCAGGCGCGGCGACATCGCATCGGCCGACAGCCCCGTGGTCGCCAATCTGCGCAAGGCCGGCGCCGTACCGCTGGGCCGTACCAATACACCGGCCTTCTCCATGCGCTGGTTCACCGACAACGATGCCCATGGCCGCACCTTCAATCCGCACAATGCACAACTGACTCCCGGCGGGTCCAGTGGCGGAGCCGCCGCCGCCGTGGCCTGCGGCCTCGGCCCCATCGCCCATGGAAATGACCAGGGAGGCTCCATCCGCTATCCGGCCCATGCCTGCGGCGTCTATGGCCTGCGACCCAGCGCGCAGCGTGTACCGGCCTTCAATCCCAGCATGCCCTCGCGCGCCCTGGCCTTCGAGCTGACGTCGGTCCAGGGTCCGCTGGCCCGCAGCGTGGCCGATCTCCGTTTGGCCCTGGCCGCCATGTCGGCACGTGATCCGCGCGACCCCTGGTGGGTTCCTGCGCCACTGGAGGGGAGGCCTGACAGGCAGCCCATTCGCGTCGCGCTGTACACCGGCCAGCCCGGTTTCACCGTGGATCCCGAGGTCGTACTGGCGCTGGAGCAGGCGGCCAGCTTGCTCGAAGACGCTGGCTACCGCGTGGAGCCCGCCGAGCTGCCCCGATTCGCGGACTGTGCACGCCTCTGGTTCGAGCTGACGATCAACGATACACGGCTGACCCTGGAACAGGCCCTGATGCGCGATGGGGACGATGCCATCCGCCACGCCTATCGCGCCATGGCCTCGCGCGTGCCGCAGCCCCTGGATCTTCCCGGCTACCTGGCCCTGCTCAGCCAGCGCACCACGCTGCGCCGCGCCTGGTCGCTGTTCATGGAGCAGTACCCACTGGTGCTCATGCCTGTCTCCTTCAAACGGCCGTTCCCGGTGGATGCCGATCAGGTTCCATTCCCGCAGGCACAGGCCTTGTTCGACGCGCAAAGCCCTTTGCTGGCCGTGGCGGCCCTGGGCCTGCCCGGCCTGGCCGTTCCCCTGCCTTCACCGGCAGGCATGCCCACGGGCGTCCAACTGGTCGCAGGCCTCATGCGCGAGGATCTTTGCCTGTCCGCCGCCGAGGTGCTGGAACTTCGCAACGGCAGGCTGAGCCCGGTCGACCCCGCCTGA